Part of the Pseudobdellovibrionaceae bacterium genome is shown below.
GCGTTAACTCTTTTACCAAAGAAGAAGAAATGTGTCTGTACTTAGGGCTAGCTAACAAACACAGCGTTTCTAAATTGCCCGACAAAGCCTTATTAGTGATAAACATAGTTTCTTCTAAGTACCAATCTTTTGGCCCTCTAAGCCCTCTTAACAAGCAAGTATAGCTATTTTTTTGCATATAATCGGCTAATAAACCACCAAAAGAATCCACCCTTACATTTTTGATAGATTCCGTAGATTCTTTTAAAAAATTTTGCCTTTGCTCTATGGTAAATTGATAGTTTTTGTTTTTAGAAGAAGACAACAGTACCACTAATTCATCACACAAATGGCTTGCTCTTTC
Proteins encoded:
- the coaD gene encoding pantetheine-phosphate adenylyltransferase, whose product is MKTLVYAGSFDPITLGHLNIIERASHLCDELVVLLSSSKNKNYQFTIEQRQNFLKESTESIKNVRVDSFGGLLADYMQKNSYTCLLRGLRGPKDWYLEETMFITNKALSGNLETLCLLASPKYRHISSSLVKELTPHLVDWKKFVPPCVEKCLK